From the genome of Planctomycetota bacterium:
GCCGCAACGTCATTCTCGAGAAGAAAAGCGGCGCCCCCCAGGCCACGAAAGACGGGGTCACCGTCTCCAAGGAAATCGAGCTCGAAGATCCCTTCGAGAACATGGGCGCCAAGGTCGCCAACGCCGCCGCCGACAAGACCAACGACGTCGCCGGCGACGGCACGACGACCTCGGCCGTTCTGGCCGAGGCGATCTACACCGAGGGGCTCAAGGCCCTGGGCGTGGGGGCGAACCCCGCGCATCTCAAGCGCGGGATCGACCGGGCGGTGGAGGCCGCCGTGGAGGAGATCCGCCGGCTGGCGCGGCCCGTGCGCGGCGCCGAGGATTACCGGCACGTGGCCCTGATCGCCTCCCACTACGACGAGTCCGTGGCGGATCTCGTGGCCAAGGCCATGGAGAAGGCCGGCCGGGACGGCGTCATCACGGTGGAGGAATCCAAGGGGTTCGAGACGACCGTGGAGCTCGTCGAGGGCCTCCAGTTCGACAAGGGGTACGTCTCGCCCTACTTCATCAACAAGCCCGACAGCCTCTCGGCGGAGTACGAGGACGTCTATATTCTTCTGACGGACCGCAAGATTTCCAACGTCCGCGAGTTCGTTCCGATCCTGGAGCAGGTGGCGCAGACGGGGCGACCGCTTCTGATCGTGGCCGAGGACGTGGAAGGGGAGGCGCTCGCGGCGCTGGTCGTCAACCGCCTGCGCGGGGTGATCCAGGCCGTGGCGGTGAAGGCGCCGGCGTTCGGCGACCGCCGCAAGGCGATGCTTCAGGACATGGCGATCCTGACGGGCGGGAAGGTGGTTTCCGAGGACCTGGGGATCAAGCTCGAATCACTTCGTCTGCAGGACCTGGGCCGGGCCAAGCGCGTCAAGGTGGAGAAGGAGCGCACGACGATCATCGGCGGCGAGGGCGACAAGAAGGCGATCGAAGCGCGGATCGAGGAGCTGCGTTCGTCCATCCGCAAGACGACGAGCGACTACGACCGGGAGAAGTTCGAGGAGCGGCTGGCCAAGCTGGTCGGCGGCGTGGCGATTCTCAAGGTGGGAGGCGCCACCGAAGCGGAGATGAAGGAGCGCAAGTACCGGGTCGAGGACGCCGTGCACGCGGTGAAGGCGGCCGCCCAGGAGGGCGTGGTGCCGGGCGGCGGGGTGACCCTCGTCCGGGCGGCGCAGGCGATCGAGAAGCTGGCGCTCTCCGGGGACGAGGCGGTCGGGGCGAAGGTCGTGGCCCGGGCGTGCGAGGCGCCGCTGGCGGCCATCGCCGCCAACGCGGGGCACGATCCGTCGTACGTGCTGGCCGAAGTCCGGGAGCGCGGAGGCTCGGCGGGCTTCGACGCGGCGGCGGGCCGGTTCGTGGACATGTTCGAGGCGGGCATCCTGGACGCGGCGAAGGTGACGCGTTCGGCGATCCAGAACGCCGCCAGCGCGGCCTCGATGCTGCTGACCTCGCGGGCCGTGGTCGTCGAGCTCAAGGAGAAGAAGAAAGCGGTCGCGGGCGCGGTGAAGTGACATCGGTGCAGTTCGGCCGGGCCGCGGGACGGGCGCCCCGCCCGCGGTCCGGCGGGGTCGGCGTCCCATGAAGGGCACCCGGGTGGAGGAGCGCAAGGACTATTACGAGCTTCTGGGCGTCGGCCGGAACGCGACCACGGACGAAATCCGGGCGGCGTACCGGAAGCTGGCGCTCAAGTATCATCCGGACCGCAACCCGGGCGACAAGGAGGCCGAAAAGAAGTTCAAGGAGATCTCCGAAGCCTACGACGTCCTTTCCGACGACGAACGCCGCCGTCTCTACGATCAGTACGGGCACGAGGGGCTGCGCGGCCACGCCGTTCGCGACTTTCAGACGGCCAGCTTCCAGGACATCTTCGAGGCGTTCAGCGACATCTTCGGCGAGGAGTCGGTCTTCGGCGACTTCTTCGGGATGGGGCGGGGCCGGCGCGCGGCGCGGCGGGGAGCGAGCCTGCGCGTCGATCTGGAGGTGGAGTTCCACGAGGCGGCCCTCGGGGCGCGGAAGGCCGTCGAGGTCGTCCGCCGGGAGCTGTGCGGGACCTGCCGGGGGACGGGTTCGAAGCCGGGCACGGAGCCGGCGGCGTGCGCGACCTGCGGCGGGCGGGGCATCGTGGCCCGGAACGCCGGCTTCTTCATGCTCCAGCAGACGTGCCCCTCCTGCGGCGGCGAGGGGCGCCGGATCGTTCACCCGTGCGCCGAGTGCCGCGGCCAGGGGACGGTGCGGACCCGGCGGGAGATCGAGATCGAGATCCCCGCGGGGATCGAGGACGGCACGCGGATCCGGCTGGCCGGGCAGGGCGAAGCTTCCCGGGACGGAGGCCCGCCGGGAGACCTGTACGTGGACGTCGCGGTCCGGCCGCATGCGTTCTTCCGGCGCGAGGAGAACGACATTTATTGCGAAGTCCCGATCAGTTTCGCCCAGGCGGCCCTGGGGGCGGAGATCGAGGTCCCGACGCTGACGGGCAAGGCGCCGCTGAAGATTCCGCGGGGAACGCCGAGCGGGACGCTTCTGCGGCTGCGGGGCCTGGGGGTTACCGACGTCCGCGGCCGCGGGCGGGGCGACCAGGTCGTGCGCGTCGTGGTGCACGTGCCCGCCAAGCTCACCCGCCGCCAGGAGGAGCTTCTGCGGGAGTTCGAGCAGATCGAAAAGGAGCAGTCTTCGAAGAAGAATCTCTGGGAGCGGTTCTTCGGGAAGGGCGCTTCGAGTCATGATGAAGGATAGGCAGGAAGGCAACGAGCCGGTCATGATGGAAGAACGGAAACCGGAAGAACCCGGGCCCGAGGGGCCCGCCGGGGCGGCGGAGAAGTCCCGCGAGGGCGGGGATCCCGTTGCGGCCCTGGAGAAGGCCCGCGCGGAGATCGCGGCGCTTCAGGAAAAGGCCGCCAAGGCGGAGGAGTATCTGGACCTGGCGCGCCGCGCCAAGGCGGACTTCGTCAACTATCAGGACCGGGTGCGGCGGGAGCGCCAGGAGTGGACGCGGCAGGCGGTCGAGCAGTTCGTCCGCGAGTTCCTGTCGGCCATGGACGCCTTTCCGCTGGCGCGGTTCGACGATCCCAAGCTCGTGGAGGCGATCCGGGTGATCGAGCGGGAATTCCTGCGGATCCTGGCGAAGTTCGAGGTCGTGCCGATGGAGACCGCGGGCAAGGCGTTCGATCCGCTCTACCATGAGGCGGTGGGCGTTGAGGAGCGCGCGGACGTTCCGGAGGGGACGATTCTCGAGGAGGTCCGGCGGGGCTGGATGATCGGGGATCGGGTGCTTCGTCCGGCTTCCGTCCGGATCGCCCGGAGGCCCCCGCCGCAAAACGGCGCCGCCGAAGGCGAGGCTCCGGCGGGCGAAAGCCGTTGACTCCCCGGGGCGGTTCGGCTATAAACTCCGTTCCTTACCGCTTTACCGGGGAGAATCCATGGCCGCAACGGGCGAAACGCTGGATCTTAAGGAGTTCCTGGCTTCCGACGAGCTGACCCCCGAGCGACTGCACGAGGTGCGCCGGGAGGTTCATTCCCACGTGGACCTGCGCGCGCAGGTGGAAGCCGTCGTGGCGGACTTCGGCGAAGTGGCCAGGAAGCTCGCCAGCGAGAACAAGGCGGAGGTTCGGCGGGGCACGGCGCACTGGCTGATCGGCCGGTCCGAGGACGCGGCGCGGATCCTGAAGCCGTTGCGGGCGAGCAAGGAGCGGTCGTACGTTCTGGGCGTCAGCCTCCTGGAGGCGGGCCGGCCGGTCGAGGCGCTGGAACCCCTGAAGGAGGCGTACGACGCGGACGCGTCGGATCCGTGGATTTCGGGGGCGTATTGCGAGGCCAAGATCCGGGCGGGGCTCCTGGACGAGGCCGAGGCGCACGTGGATCGGCTCGTCAAGAAGGGAGCGGGGGCCCGGGCGTGGTATCTCAAGGGACTCCTGGCCGACGTGCGCGGGTTCCACGAGGAGGCGCAGGAGGCGTACGAGAAGGCGCTGGAAACGGAGCCGGGGCACCCCGAGTCGCTCTTCCGGCTGGCGTACATCCTGGACCTGCGGGGAGAAGACAGCCGGGCGCTGGAGCTTTATGAGCAGTTGCGCAAGCTTCGGCCCATGCACGTGAATACGATGATGAACCTCGGGGTCCTGTATGAGGACCGCGGGGACTACGAGCGGGCGGCGCAGTGCTACCAGTCGGTGCTCGATTACTTCCCGACCCACGCGCGCGCGCAGCTTTACCTCAAGGACGCGCAGGCCTCGATGACCATGTTCTACGACGAGGAGGCGGCGCGCCGCGAGGCCAAGCTCCAGCAGGTCCTGGCGCAGCCGGTGGCGGAGATTTCGTTCTCGCCGCGGGTGCGCAACGCGCTTCAGAAGCTCGGGGTGACCACGCTGGGGGACCTTGTGAACAAGTCGGAGGAGGAGCTTCTGGCGGTGCCGAATTTCGGGCGGACCTCCCTGAGGGAGCTGAAGGAGTTCCTGAGCTCCAAGGGCCTGGGATTGGCGGGCCAGGGCGGACCGGCGGCGGGGGCGGCGCCGTCGGGAATGTCCGCCGCGGAGTCGGCCGAGGGAGCGGCCTCGGACGCCGGCGACGAGGTTCTGGCCAAGAAGCTCGCCGATTTCGAGTGGTCCGGCCGGATCCGGAAGGTGTTCGAAAAGCTGGGCCTGGTGACGGTCGGGGACCTGCTTCAGAAGACGGAAAAGGATCTCCTCAAGAGCAAGAATCTCGGGGTCACGTCGATCAAGGAGATCCGCAAGAAGCTGGGTCAGCTGGGCGTCTCCATGAAGCCGGAGTAACCGGGCCCCATGGGCGAGGCCGAGCGCGCGCTTTTTCAGGTTTTCGCGACGCTGTTCGGCCTGGTTGTCGGGTCCTTCCTCAACGTCTGCATTTTCCGGCTTCCGCGCAACTGCATGTCCGTGGCGGGTCCGCGTTCGCGGTGCCCCCGGTGCCTGCGGACGATTTCGTGGTACGACAACATTCCGGTGCTGAGCTGGCTGGCGCTCCGGGGCCGCTGCCGGTTCTGCCGGGCGCCCATCTCCGTCCGGTACGCCGCCGTCGAGCTTTTGACCGGGGCGCTTTTCGCGTGGGCGGCGGCGCGGCTCCTGTGGGGGCCGCGGGATCCGGGGGCGCGGGAAGCGGCGCTGTTCCTGGTGCACGCGTGGTTCCTGGCCTCGATGATCGTTTGCACGTTCATCGATCTCGATTTCCGGATTCTTCCGGACGAGGTGACGCTGTCCGGGACGGCGATCGGGATCGCGGTTTCGGCGGCCTTCCCGTTTCTGCATGAGCGGGGGCTTCCGGCGGCGATCCCGAATCCGCACCTGGCGGCGCTTGCGGCCTCGACGCTGGGGGCGGGGGTGGGGGCGGGCGTGCTGTGGGGGGTGGGGGTGCTGGGAAAGCTGGTTTTCCGGAAGGAGGCGATGGGCTTCGGGGACGTGAAGTACATGGCGATGATCGGGAGCGTTCTGGGCTGGAAAGGGGTGCTGCTGACGTTCGTTCTGGCGTGTCTTGTCGGATCGATCGTCGGGGTGGGGAAATATCTGGCGGTGCGGCGAATGGGGTATGTGCCGTTCGGGCCGTTTCTTTCGGCGGGGGCGCTCGCGATGCTTCTTGTTCCTGAATGGGTGGACCGGGCGATACGGGCGTACCTGGATCTTCTGCGGGGGCCGGCGCTTCCGTAAGGGACAATTTATAAAATGTCTATTGCCGGGCGGCGCCCGGGCCGATATACTCTCCAGGGGCGGCGAAGGGGCCTCCTTCGCGACGCCCTTTCAATGAAGAGGGGGAGGCACACATGGCCCGGAAACTGGCGGCGATCCTGGCGCTTCTGGCTTCGGGGGCGGCGGCGACGGGCTGCGTCACCGGAGATCTTCAGCGAAAAGTGGACGACCTGACGCGGGAACGCGAGGATCTGGAGCGCCAGAAGGCCCAGGTGGAGGCGGATCTTCTGGCCTGCAAGGCCCGCTGCGAGGCCCTCGAGCGCCGGGCGGCCGCCCCGGCGCCGCGCGCGCCCGGAGTGACGAGCACCCCCTATGAAGTTCCCGGCGAGCTTCAGGGCAAGGTGGACATCCGCCGCCGCGGCGACGACACCGTGATCGGCATCCCCGGCGACGTCTTCTTCGCCAGCGGATCGGCCGCCTTGAGCTCCGCCGGAGAGCGGACCATGAGCCAGGTGGTCGCCTACATCCGCAAGCATCATCCGGGCGCCGTCCTTCGCGTCGAGGGGCATTCCGACACCGATCCCATCCGCCGGACGCGGAACCGGTATCACTGCAACTGGGAGCTCTCCTTCGAGCGGGCCCATGCGGTCCTGCACTACCTGATCGAGAAGGGCGGCTTCGACCCCCGGCAGGTCGTCTGCGAGGCGTACGGCGAGTATCACCCGCAGGACGCCTCCAACAAGTCCCGCAACCGCCGCGTCGAGATCGTCGTGGCCCGACCCTGACGCCGCGGGGGGGTGCGATTGACACCCCCTGCGGGCACGGCTATAATCGCGCTCCTGATCGGCCGGAACGAGGCGTGGCGCCAGGCGCCGGCCGCTTACCCCCGGTGAGCGAGGCCGCTTCCCTCCCCGGCGGAACCGTGTCCCCGGCGCTTCCGGTAAGCCGCCCGCCCTGGACACGGACTCGGCACGAACGGGCTGATCGGAGGAGATTCCGGGAATGCCCAAGTACGAGACCAAGGACATCCGCAACGTCGTCTTCGTGGGACACAACGCCTCGGGGAAGACGACGCTCGCCGACGCGCTTCTCTTCAAAGGCAAGGCCGCCCCGCGTCTGGGCTCCGTGGACGAAGGCACGAGCGTCTTCGACTTCGAGCCCGAGGAGCGCGAGCGGAAGGTCTCGATCGACCTGGCCGTGGCCTCCGTGAACGTCCAAGGCCGCGAGATCAACCTCCTGGACGCCCCGGGCTACCCTGATTTCATCGGCGAGGCCATCTGCGGCCTGCACGCCGCGGAGACGGCGGTGCTCTGCGTCCATGCGGTCGACGGCATCCGCGTCAACACCCGCAAAATGTGGGAGCTGGCGGCGGGGCTGGGCGTCGCGCGGATCATCGCGGTCAACAAGATGGACTCGGAGAACGTGAAGTTCGCCGAGCTCGTGGGGGCCCTGCGCGAAACCTTCGGGCGCGAATGCGTCCCGGTCTTCCTTCCCGTGGGCTCGGGCGGGAGCCTGAAAGGCGTGGTGAATCTTCTGGCCCAGCCCGAAGCGGCGCCGGCCGAGTACAAGGATCTCGCCCAGGAGGCGCGCGAGAAGCTCATGGAGAGCGACGACGCCCTTCTCGAAAAATACCTCGAGGGCCAGACGGTGACCCCCGCGGAGCTGGCGCGGGCGCTGCCCCGCGCGATCGCGCAGGGAAGAATCGTCCCCATCGTCTGCACGTCGGCCAAGAAGGACGTGGGGGTGGCCGAGTTCCTCGAGTTCCTGGCGCAGTTCGCGCCGTCGCCCCTGGAGGCGCCCTCCAAGAAGGGGATCGACCCGGCCAAGAAAGCGGAGGCCGTCCACGCTCCGGACGGGCCGCTTTCGGGCCAGGTCTTCAAGTCCATCGCCGACCCCTTCGTTCAGAGGCTTTCCTACGTCCGCGTCTATTCGGGAACGCTTCCGGGGGATCAGCCGCTCTACAACCAGCGCGTGGGCAAAGCGGGACGCATCGGCGGCATGTTCAAGCCGTTCGGCAAGGAGCAGCGGCCGTGCGCGTCGGCCGTGGCGGGGGACATCGTGTGCGTGACCAAGGTGGAGGAGCTCAACACCTGCGACACGGTCTGCGACCCCGCGCACCCGATCCAGTACCCGCCCTTTGTGTTCCCGGCCTCGATGGTGTCGCTGGCGGTCGAGCCCAAGACCAAACAGGACCTGGCGCGGATGTCGGAGTCCCTTCAGAAGATGGCCGATTCGGACCCGACCTTCAAATTCTCCCGGGACGCCTCGACCGGGGAGCTCGTGATCACCGGCCGTTCGAAGCTGCACATCGAGATCATCCTGGCGCGCCTGAAGCGCAAGTTCGATGTCCAGGTCAACACCAAGGCGCCGAAGCTGGCGCTCAAGGAGACGGTGCTGCAGGCGGCCGAGGGACACCACAAGCACAAGAAGCAGACCGGCGGCCACGGCCAGTACGGCGAGGTGTACCTGCGCCTGCGGCCCGCCGAGCGGGGCGCGGGGTTCCGGTTCGTGGACGCCGTCACCCAGGGGCGCATTCCCCAGCAGTTCATGCCCGCGGTCGAGAAGGGGATCCGCAAGACGCTCGAGAAAGGGGTCCTGGCGGGCTACCCCGTGGTGGACGTGGAGGTGGAAGTGTACGACGGCTCGTATCACGAGGTGGACTCGGGTCCGGCCTCCTTCGAGCTGGCGGGCTCCAAGGCCTTCAAGGACGCCTTCATGAAGGCCCGGCCGGTCCTTCTCGAGCCCATCGTCAACATCGAGGTGACCGTTCCCTCCCGCTTCATGGGCGACATCACCGGCGATCTGAACTCGCGGCGGGGTAGAATCCAGGGTATGGATACGCAGGGCAACCTCCAGGTCGTCCGGGCCCAGATTCCCCTGATGGAGATCATGGACTACGAAACCCAGCTGCGTTCGGTGACCGGAGGAGAGGGCTCGTACTCGATCGACCCGTCGCATTACGACGTGCTTCCGCAGCGCATCGCCGAGTCGGTCATCGCCAAGGCTCAGAAGGTCGAGGAGGAAGAAGACTAATGGTCAGCCTCGAGGAACTGCTGCAGCTTCTCGTCCAGCGGGGAGGCTCCGATCTGCACATCACGGCCGGATCGCCGCCGCGGATCCGGGTGGACGGGAAGCTCATCCCCACGGAGTTCGACACGCTGACCAAGGAGGAGTCCCAGAAGATCGTCTACGGGGTCCTTTCGGAGGACCAGATCGCGCGCTTCGAGAAGGATCTGGAGCTGGACTTCTCGTTCGGCGTGGACAACCTGGGGCGGTTCCGCACGAACGTCTTTCTCCAGCGGGGCTCGGTGGGGGCCGTCTTCCGGCTGGTGCCCCACGCGATCCGCGGGTTCGACGACCTGGGGCTGCCGCGCAAGGTCTGTACCGATCTCTGCGACCAGCCGCGGGGCCTGGTGCTGGTGACCGGGGCCACGGGCTCCGGGAAGTCCACCACGCTCGCTGCGATGATCGACTACATCAACTCGACGGGCAACTACCACATCATGACGATCGAGGACCCGATCGAGTTCGTGCACAAGAACAAGAATTCGCTCGTCAACCAGCGCGAGGTCGGGTCCGACACCCACGGGTTCAAGGAATCCCTGCGCCACGTGCTGCGCCAGGATCCGGACGTGGTGCTCATCGGCGAGATGCGGGACCTCGAGACGATCGAGGCGGCCCTCACGATCAGCGAGACGGGGCACCTGACCTTCGCGACGCTGCACACCTCGGACGCGGTCCAGACGATCAACCGCATCGTGGACGTCTTCCCGGCGCATCAGCAGCAGCAGGTGCGCACGCAGCTGTCGTTCGTCCTCAACGCGATCTTCTGCCAGCAGCTCGTGCCCAAGTCCAACGGAAAGGGCCGGGCCCTGGCCTGCGAGATCCTCCTGGCCAACCCCGCGGTCCGCTCCCTCATCCGCGAGAACAAGGCCCACCAGGTCTACTCGATCATGCAGGTGTCCGGAAAGCTCGGCATGAAGACGATGAACCAGTCGCTCTACGAACTTTACAAAGGCGGACACTTGACGTTCGAAGACGCGATACAATATTCGGGCGATGTCGAGGACCTGAAGAAAACGTTCCAGCGCGGGTAGCGTTCCCGCGCGGGGGAGGCCCCCGCGGGCGCGACCGGGGGGTGGCATCCGGGAATGGCACAGATCGCGAAACTCGTCCGCCGCAAGCTCGGCGAAATCCTCGTCGACGAGGGCGTCCTCAAGGAGGACCAGGTCCAGGAGGCCCTCCGGCGGCAGCGCGTGACCGGGGAGCTCTTCGGAGAGGCCCTCGTCCAGCTGGGCTACCTCACGGAAATGGACATCGCCCGCACCATCGTCAAGCAGTTCGGGCTTCCGTACATGGACGCCTCCCGGTACCGCATCTCCAAGGAGGCGTTCCAGCTCGTGCCGACCGACCTCATGCTGCAGAATCAGTTCGTCGTGCTCGACCGGATCGGCAAGACCCTCATCGTCGCCGTGGCCGGCGTCCTGAGCGCCGACGTGCTCGAGAAGCTCGAGAAGCTCGTGCAGGGGCAGGTGTTCGTCTACGTGTCCACGTCCAGCCAGGTCCAGGCGGCCCTGGCGAAACTCCTGCCCCAGAACAAGGCCGCCGCCCCGGCGGGGAAGAAATAGCCATGGCCCTCAAGGACAAGTTCTACCCCCGGCTGCGCCGCATCGTCGTCAAACACGGCCTCCTCGACGAGGCCAAGGCCGACGAGGCCGCCGCCGCCGCCGAGAAGGAAAACAAGTCCTTCGCCGACGTCCTCCTGGAAAAGCAGTTCGTCGACGAGATGAGCTATCTGTCGGCCCTTTCGATCGAGACCAACATTCCCCCCGTCGACGTCGAGAAGATGACCTGGGACGAGGACGCCCTCAAGGTCATCAACGAGGAACTCGCCCAGTACTACGGGGTCCTTCCCCTGTCCAAGATCGGCAACGTCCTGACGCTCGCCGTGGGCAATCCCTTCGACATCCTCAAGCTCGACGACGTGCGGACGCTGACGAACTGCGACCTGCGGCCGGTCGTCTCGAGCGAGCGAAGCATCCGCCAGGCCATCAAGAAGGCCTATAACCGCGACGCCGAGCAGATGGAAAAGGTCCTCGGCGACCTCGAGGAGAAGACGGGCGACGCCGAGGTCGAGATCAAGAAGGAGCAGGACGAGGAGCAGATCGATCTGTCGGCCATCTCGGACGCCACGGGCGAGTCGCCCGTCATCAAGCTCGTCAACATGATCATCGTTCAGGCGCTCCGCCAGGGCGCCAGCGACATCCACATCGAGCCGTTCGAGAAGACCGTGCGCATCCGCTACCGCATGGACGGCGTGCTCAAGGAGCAGGTCGCGCCGCCCAAGTCGATGATCAACTCGATCATCTCGCGCATCAAGATCATGTCCAACCTCGACATCGCGGAGCGGCGGATCCCCCAGGACGGCAAGTTTCAGGTGAAGTTCGAGGGTCGGCAGGTCGACTTCCGCGTGTCGATCCTGCCGACGATCCACGGCGAAAAGGCCGTGCTCCGCGTGCTCGACTCGTCGAGCCTCAACATCGGCATCGACAAGCTCGGGTTCGAACCGGAGGCCGAGCGCCTCTTCCGCAAGTCGATCGCCGCGTCGTACGGCATGGTGCTCGTGACGGGTCCCACCGGCTCGGGAAAGTCCACCACCCTCTACGCGTCGCTGCGCGAGGTCCTCAACCCCGAGGAAAACGTCTGCACCGTCGAGGATCCGGTCGAGTACCAGCTCGAAGGCGTCATCCAGGTGCCCGTCAACGTCAAGCGCGGCCTCACGTTCGCCGCCGCCCTCCGAAGCCTGCTCCGGCAGGACCCGGATACGATCATGATCGGCGAAATCCGCGACTTCGAGACCGCCGACATCTGCGTCAAGGCGGCCATCACGGGCCACCTCGTCTTTTCGACCCTCCACACCAACGACGCCGCCAGCGCCATCACGCGTCTCGTGGACATGGGAATCGACCCGTTCATGGTGGCCTCCTCGTGCATCCTCGTGGCCGCTCAGCGCCTGTGCCGAAAGCTGTGCGACCGCTGCAAGGCGCCCGTCGAGGCCCTGCCCCCGAAGGAGGATCTCCTCAAGATCGGATTCCGTCCCGAGGACGACATCAAGCTCTGGAAGGCCGTCGGATGCCCCCAGTGTTCCAACGGGTACCGCGGCCGGTTCGCGATCCTCGAGGCGCTCGAGGTGGACGAGGACATCCGGCGCCTGATCATCGAGCGCCGTTCGTCGATCGACATCAAGAACTACGCCGTGCAGAAGAAGGGGATGCTCACGCTGCGCCGGTGCGGCGTTCTGAATGCCATGCGGGGCCGTACCTCCCTGGAGGAAGTCCTCCGCATGACGATGGGCGACGAGTAGGAACGGCGCGCCCCGGCGGCGCCGAGGGCTGTTTACAACGGCGCTTTTCGGGGTACACTGGTGGAGTGCGGCCGTGCCGCCCACGCCCCGGCCGGCCTGAGGAGGGTGCACGATGGCTGTCTACGCGTACGCCGCCAAGACTGCGGACGGCAAGAAGGTCGACGGCGTCATCCGCGCCGCCGACCGGAACGCCGCTCAGGCGGAACTGCGCCGCAAAAACCTCCAGGTCGCCTCCCTCGTCGAACAGAAGGGAGGCGCCCGGAAACGCGGCCTCTTCGGGCCCCCGCGGCCCCACGTCCGGACCAAGGACATCGCCGTCATGACCCGCCAGCTGTCCACCATGATCAGCGCGGGCATCCCCCTGCTGGAGTCCCTCGAAATCCTCCACGAACAGGCGAGCGACGCGGGCTTCAAGCTGGTCCTCGACCGGGTCATCGAACGCGTCCGCGGCGGAAGCGACTTTTCCACCGCCCTCTCGGAACACCCCAAGCTCTTCACCAAGATCTACGTGAACATGATCAAGGCCGGCGAGGCGTCCGGCCAGCTCGACGTGATCCTCCAGCGCCTGGCCGATTACATGGAGTCGATCGAGGAGCTCAAGCGGGAAATCAAGGCCGCCATGACGTACCCCGTCATCTCCCTGTGCCTCATCCTTGCCATCACGATCGGCCTGATCGTCGGAATCGTCCCCAAGTTTCAGGAAATCTTCATTCAGCTTCAGATGAAGGAGTTGCCCGCGCCTACGCAGATCCTCCTCAACATCAGCGAGTTCATGCGCAATCAGTTCCTCGCCTGCATCGGCATCGTCGTGGCGATCGGCGTCTCCTTTTTCCTCTACATCCGCACCAAGACCGGCCGCCGCCACTGGGACTGGTTTCTTCTGCACGCCCCGGTCTTCGGGCCGCTCTTCCGGAAAGTGGCCATCTCCCGTTTCTCCCGCACCTTCGCGACCCTGATCCAGTCCGGCGTTCCCATGCTCGGGGCCCTCGACATCGTCGCCTCCACCGCGGGGAACGTTATCGTCGAGGACGCCGTCCTCAAGGCCCGCGACGCCGTCTCCAAGGGCGAAACCCTGGGCGACCCGCTGGCGGCCACCAAGGTCTTCCCGCCCATGGTCACCCGCATGATCTCCATCGGCGAAAAGACCGGCGCCCTCGAAAAACTCCTCATGAAGATTTCCGAGTTCTACGACCAGGAGGTCCGCGCCACCGTCAAGGCGCTCACCTCCCTGATCGAGCCGCTGCT
Proteins encoded in this window:
- a CDS encoding type II secretion system F family protein, with the protein product MAVYAYAAKTADGKKVDGVIRAADRNAAQAELRRKNLQVASLVEQKGGARKRGLFGPPRPHVRTKDIAVMTRQLSTMISAGIPLLESLEILHEQASDAGFKLVLDRVIERVRGGSDFSTALSEHPKLFTKIYVNMIKAGEASGQLDVILQRLADYMESIEELKREIKAAMTYPVISLCLILAITIGLIVGIVPKFQEIFIQLQMKELPAPTQILLNISEFMRNQFLACIGIVVAIGVSFFLYIRTKTGRRHWDWFLLHAPVFGPLFRKVAISRFSRTFATLIQSGVPMLGALDIVASTAGNVIVEDAVLKARDAVSKGETLGDPLAATKVFPPMVTRMISIGEKTGALEKLLMKISEFYDQEVRATVKALTSLIEPLLIATMGVIVGFIVLSIFLPIIKIQQQLSK
- the fusA gene encoding elongation factor G: MPKYETKDIRNVVFVGHNASGKTTLADALLFKGKAAPRLGSVDEGTSVFDFEPEERERKVSIDLAVASVNVQGREINLLDAPGYPDFIGEAICGLHAAETAVLCVHAVDGIRVNTRKMWELAAGLGVARIIAVNKMDSENVKFAELVGALRETFGRECVPVFLPVGSGGSLKGVVNLLAQPEAAPAEYKDLAQEAREKLMESDDALLEKYLEGQTVTPAELARALPRAIAQGRIVPIVCTSAKKDVGVAEFLEFLAQFAPSPLEAPSKKGIDPAKKAEAVHAPDGPLSGQVFKSIADPFVQRLSYVRVYSGTLPGDQPLYNQRVGKAGRIGGMFKPFGKEQRPCASAVAGDIVCVTKVEELNTCDTVCDPAHPIQYPPFVFPASMVSLAVEPKTKQDLARMSESLQKMADSDPTFKFSRDASTGELVITGRSKLHIEIILARLKRKFDVQVNTKAPKLALKETVLQAAEGHHKHKKQTGGHGQYGEVYLRLRPAERGAGFRFVDAVTQGRIPQQFMPAVEKGIRKTLEKGVLAGYPVVDVEVEVYDGSYHEVDSGPASFELAGSKAFKDAFMKARPVLLEPIVNIEVTVPSRFMGDITGDLNSRRGRIQGMDTQGNLQVVRAQIPLMEIMDYETQLRSVTGGEGSYSIDPSHYDVLPQRIAESVIAKAQKVEEEED
- a CDS encoding ATPase, T2SS/T4P/T4SS family: MALKDKFYPRLRRIVVKHGLLDEAKADEAAAAAEKENKSFADVLLEKQFVDEMSYLSALSIETNIPPVDVEKMTWDEDALKVINEELAQYYGVLPLSKIGNVLTLAVGNPFDILKLDDVRTLTNCDLRPVVSSERSIRQAIKKAYNRDAEQMEKVLGDLEEKTGDAEVEIKKEQDEEQIDLSAISDATGESPVIKLVNMIIVQALRQGASDIHIEPFEKTVRIRYRMDGVLKEQVAPPKSMINSIISRIKIMSNLDIAERRIPQDGKFQVKFEGRQVDFRVSILPTIHGEKAVLRVLDSSSLNIGIDKLGFEPEAERLFRKSIAASYGMVLVTGPTGSGKSTTLYASLREVLNPEENVCTVEDPVEYQLEGVIQVPVNVKRGLTFAAALRSLLRQDPDTIMIGEIRDFETADICVKAAITGHLVFSTLHTNDAASAITRLVDMGIDPFMVASSCILVAAQRLCRKLCDRCKAPVEALPPKEDLLKIGFRPEDDIKLWKAVGCPQCSNGYRGRFAILEALEVDEDIRRLIIERRSSIDIKNYAVQKKGMLTLRRCGVLNAMRGRTSLEEVLRMTMGDE
- a CDS encoding type IV pilus twitching motility protein PilT; its protein translation is MVSLEELLQLLVQRGGSDLHITAGSPPRIRVDGKLIPTEFDTLTKEESQKIVYGVLSEDQIARFEKDLELDFSFGVDNLGRFRTNVFLQRGSVGAVFRLVPHAIRGFDDLGLPRKVCTDLCDQPRGLVLVTGATGSGKSTTLAAMIDYINSTGNYHIMTIEDPIEFVHKNKNSLVNQREVGSDTHGFKESLRHVLRQDPDVVLIGEMRDLETIEAALTISETGHLTFATLHTSDAVQTINRIVDVFPAHQQQQVRTQLSFVLNAIFCQQLVPKSNGKGRALACEILLANPAVRSLIRENKAHQVYSIMQVSGKLGMKTMNQSLYELYKGGHLTFEDAIQYSGDVEDLKKTFQRG